In the Natronobacterium texcoconense genome, one interval contains:
- a CDS encoding 30S ribosomal protein S15 encodes MARMHTRRRGSSGSDKPTADEPPEWSDVDPEDIESRVVELAEQGYDPSQIGIKLRDEGVTGTPIPDVKLATGKKITEILEENDADPEIPEDLRNLMKRAVRLREHVQQNQQDYQNKRALQNTESKVRRLVDYYRGDELEPDFTYSYEQAKDLLDDV; translated from the coding sequence ATGGCACGAATGCATACTCGCCGTCGTGGCTCGTCCGGTTCGGACAAGCCGACGGCAGACGAACCTCCGGAGTGGAGCGACGTCGACCCCGAAGATATCGAATCGCGGGTCGTCGAACTGGCAGAGCAGGGCTACGATCCCAGTCAGATCGGGATCAAGCTGCGTGACGAAGGCGTCACCGGCACGCCCATCCCGGACGTCAAGCTGGCGACCGGGAAGAAGATCACCGAGATTCTCGAGGAGAACGACGCCGACCCCGAGATTCCCGAGGATCTGCGGAACCTGATGAAACGTGCCGTGCGACTGCGCGAGCACGTCCAGCAGAACCAGCAGGACTACCAGAACAAGCGAGCCCTGCAGAACACGGAGTCGAAAGTCCGTCGACTCGTCGACTACTACCGTGGCGACGAACTCGAGCCGGACTTCACGTACTCCTACGAACAGGCCAAGGACCTGCTCGACGACGTCTAA
- a CDS encoding exonuclease: MSTDSRPVESTTATPGLESAAFVRLVTRSDGDALAASGIVARALAERNTPFQVTVGRTVADRTDRARAGEEGDLTLAVGATDADVPRLDADDRPATLAAVDQVRELGVTPDPVLALAGLVAAGVEPGAGESEWVLETAQDRNLVDRRPGVAVPTADPIDGVAHSTRLCGPWSGDLEATREALASSVDLESDLEQEDRRAIASAVALDVVGDDEATETAASAIRRGLKPYATTGSDAPFATVGGYADVLEATARTEPGTGVALAMGHDARDPALAAWREHGRRAHEALESASTGRYDGLFVVGIDDGPVEAVARIAVAYRSPEPVVLAVAADGGEAAIATQDDDPLGATVERIARELESDAEGVEYDVGRRRGYLRYDPGLERSTVVTTVRELL, from the coding sequence ATGTCCACCGACAGTCGCCCCGTCGAATCGACGACCGCCACACCCGGCCTCGAGAGCGCCGCGTTCGTTCGCCTCGTAACGCGATCGGACGGTGACGCCTTGGCCGCGAGTGGTATCGTCGCGCGGGCGCTTGCGGAACGGAACACGCCGTTCCAGGTAACTGTCGGCCGAACGGTCGCGGACCGAACGGACCGCGCTCGGGCCGGCGAGGAGGGCGATCTGACGCTCGCCGTCGGCGCAACGGACGCGGACGTGCCGCGACTCGACGCGGACGATCGACCCGCGACGCTCGCGGCCGTCGATCAGGTCCGCGAACTCGGCGTCACTCCGGATCCCGTGCTCGCGCTCGCCGGACTCGTCGCCGCTGGCGTCGAACCCGGCGCAGGCGAGAGCGAGTGGGTCTTAGAGACCGCGCAGGACCGTAACCTGGTCGACCGACGGCCGGGCGTCGCGGTACCGACCGCGGACCCGATCGACGGCGTCGCACATTCGACACGACTGTGCGGGCCGTGGTCGGGCGACCTCGAGGCGACCCGTGAGGCGCTCGCCTCGAGCGTCGATCTCGAGTCCGACCTCGAGCAGGAGGACCGCCGCGCGATCGCTTCGGCAGTCGCACTCGACGTCGTCGGTGACGACGAGGCGACCGAGACCGCAGCCAGCGCGATCCGGCGCGGACTGAAACCCTACGCGACGACCGGATCCGACGCGCCGTTCGCCACCGTCGGCGGCTACGCCGACGTGCTCGAGGCGACGGCCCGGACGGAACCCGGCACCGGCGTCGCGCTCGCGATGGGTCACGACGCTCGCGATCCGGCACTCGCGGCCTGGCGCGAGCACGGTCGTCGCGCACACGAGGCACTCGAGTCGGCCTCGACTGGCCGGTACGACGGGTTGTTCGTCGTCGGGATCGACGACGGCCCCGTCGAGGCGGTCGCTCGTATCGCCGTCGCGTACCGCTCGCCGGAACCGGTCGTGCTCGCGGTCGCCGCCGACGGTGGCGAGGCCGCGATCGCGACCCAGGACGACGATCCGCTGGGTGCGACCGTCGAACGAATCGCTCGCGAACTCGAGTCCGACGCAGAGGGCGTCGAGTACGACGTCGGTCGTCGTCGGGGCTACCTGCGGTACGATCCCGGCCTCGAGCGATCGACGGTCGTCACGACAGTGAGGGAGCTTCTATGA
- a CDS encoding KEOPS complex subunit Pcc1 translates to MSRRATIRTEHGDAELVARALEPDNTDEMETTVDAESSAVVTRIERETTSGLQSTVDDYVVNLDVAIDVANAAEQHGRPTDAGPASDTEPTNNNE, encoded by the coding sequence ATGAGTCGGCGAGCGACGATCCGGACGGAACACGGCGACGCCGAACTCGTCGCGCGGGCGCTCGAGCCCGACAACACCGACGAGATGGAGACGACCGTCGACGCGGAGTCGAGCGCAGTCGTCACCCGGATCGAACGCGAGACGACGAGTGGACTCCAGTCGACGGTCGACGACTACGTGGTCAATCTGGACGTAGCGATCGACGTCGCGAACGCAGCCGAACAGCACGGACGACCGACGGACGCGGGACCTGCGTCCGATACAGAACCTACCAACAACAATGAGTGA
- a CDS encoding 30S ribosomal protein S3ae, with the protein MSERSVSRAKQEKRWYTVLAPEQFDREELGETPADEPEKLYERTIETTLGDLKGAASENNTKLTFKINDVGSDTAYTEFKEHSLTRDYLRSLVRRGASKIEAYVTVLTTDDYRVQIQPVAFTTKKADASQEKAIREEMVAMIEEAAAERTFEELIDSVVEGRLSSAIYGEAKTIYPLRRVEIQKATLEAHPEEVAEEEATAVDVDEEDVAAD; encoded by the coding sequence ATGAGTGAACGATCAGTTTCACGCGCGAAACAGGAGAAGCGGTGGTACACCGTGCTCGCCCCGGAGCAGTTCGACCGGGAGGAGCTCGGCGAGACCCCCGCTGACGAACCGGAAAAGCTCTACGAACGAACTATCGAGACGACGCTCGGCGACCTGAAGGGAGCCGCAAGCGAGAACAACACGAAGCTCACCTTCAAGATCAACGACGTCGGCAGCGACACGGCCTACACGGAGTTCAAGGAACACTCCCTGACCCGTGACTACCTGCGCTCGCTGGTCCGCCGCGGTGCCTCGAAGATCGAGGCCTACGTCACCGTCCTCACGACGGACGACTACCGCGTCCAGATCCAGCCCGTCGCCTTCACGACCAAGAAGGCCGACGCGAGCCAGGAGAAGGCGATCCGCGAGGAGATGGTCGCGATGATCGAGGAAGCCGCTGCCGAACGCACCTTCGAAGAGCTGATCGACAGCGTCGTCGAAGGCCGACTCTCCTCGGCGATCTACGGCGAAGCCAAGACGATCTATCCGCTTCGCCGCGTCGAAATCCAGAAGGCGACCCTCGAGGCCCACCCCGAGGAAGTCGCCGAAGAGGAAGCGACGGCCGTCGACGTCGACGAAGAAGACGTCGCAGCCGACTAA
- the truD gene encoding tRNA pseudouridine(13) synthase TruD, producing the protein MRPAHPTEQAVGMDHYVSDADGVGGRLRADDEHFRVRELERFSTEPIDADTGGYPHVVFRATLRGWDTNDFAARVSDALGISRERVDWAGTKDKYAITTQLFSVDGTDPDALAALEIDGVDLEVLGRAGRGLEFGDLAGNAFELVVSDPDRPETAAEITAELREFGGRESEDGEIGVPNFFGQQRFGSRRPITHEVGLAIARGDWEGAVMAYLGNPADAEPEGTQEARAFLEETRDWEEALERFPNRLRYERSMLHELAECSGEPDEETFRAALERVPSNLQRLFVHAAQSYAFNLMLSERLERGLPFDRPVEGDVVCFSDTGSDVPDELVLPDTDRLQRVDERRVDSVTRHCERGRAFVTAPLVGTDTELADGEQGEIERDVLDELGLAPADFDLPDEFHSTGTRRAILVRTDMDLESDPLTLSFSLPKGSYATVVVREYLKVNPIDLG; encoded by the coding sequence ATGCGCCCGGCACATCCCACGGAACAGGCCGTCGGCATGGACCACTACGTCAGCGACGCCGACGGCGTCGGCGGCCGTCTTCGCGCCGACGACGAACACTTCCGCGTGCGTGAACTCGAGCGGTTCTCCACCGAACCCATCGACGCCGATACGGGCGGCTACCCACACGTCGTCTTTCGGGCGACGCTTCGCGGCTGGGACACGAACGACTTCGCCGCCCGGGTTTCGGACGCACTCGGTATCTCCCGGGAACGGGTCGACTGGGCCGGGACCAAGGACAAGTACGCGATCACGACCCAGCTATTTTCCGTCGACGGTACCGACCCCGACGCGCTCGCAGCCCTCGAGATAGACGGCGTCGACCTCGAGGTGCTAGGACGGGCGGGCCGTGGCCTCGAGTTCGGCGACCTCGCGGGCAACGCCTTCGAACTCGTCGTCAGCGACCCCGACAGGCCCGAGACGGCCGCGGAGATTACAGCGGAACTACGCGAGTTCGGCGGCCGGGAGAGCGAGGACGGAGAGATCGGCGTCCCCAACTTCTTCGGCCAGCAGCGGTTCGGTAGCCGACGGCCGATCACCCACGAAGTGGGCCTCGCGATCGCTCGCGGCGATTGGGAAGGCGCGGTGATGGCCTACCTCGGGAACCCGGCCGACGCCGAACCCGAGGGGACTCAGGAGGCCCGCGCATTTCTCGAGGAAACTCGCGACTGGGAGGAGGCACTCGAGCGGTTTCCCAACCGGTTACGGTACGAACGCTCGATGCTCCACGAACTCGCCGAGTGTTCGGGTGAACCCGACGAGGAGACGTTCCGGGCCGCACTCGAGCGCGTCCCGTCGAACCTCCAGCGGCTGTTCGTCCACGCCGCACAGTCCTACGCGTTCAACCTGATGCTCAGCGAACGCCTCGAGCGCGGGCTGCCGTTCGACCGGCCCGTCGAGGGCGACGTGGTCTGCTTTTCCGATACCGGCAGCGACGTCCCCGACGAACTCGTCCTACCCGACACCGACCGACTCCAGCGCGTCGACGAGCGCCGGGTCGACTCCGTCACTCGTCACTGCGAGCGCGGCCGAGCGTTCGTCACCGCACCACTGGTCGGCACCGACACCGAACTCGCCGACGGCGAGCAAGGGGAGATCGAACGCGACGTACTCGACGAGTTGGGACTCGCGCCAGCGGACTTCGACCTCCCCGACGAGTTCCACTCGACCGGCACCCGGCGAGCGATTCTCGTTCGGACGGATATGGACCTCGAGAGCGATCCGCTCACGCTCTCCTTTTCCCTGCCGAAAGGATCGTACGCGACCGTAGTCGTCCGGGAGTACCTGAAGGTGAACCCGATCGACCTCGGATAG
- the pth2 gene encoding peptidyl-tRNA hydrolase Pth2, with the protein MKQAIVARTDVGMGQGKLAAQVAHASLSAYEKAERRTQDRWKQGGQKKVVLKGESERQLHELSEIADSKGIANALIRDAGHTQLEPGTVTALAVGPAEEDIVDRVTGELSLF; encoded by the coding sequence ATGAAACAGGCCATCGTCGCTCGCACCGACGTCGGGATGGGACAGGGAAAACTCGCCGCACAGGTCGCTCACGCGTCGCTATCGGCATACGAGAAAGCCGAGAGACGGACGCAGGATCGATGGAAACAGGGCGGGCAGAAGAAGGTCGTCCTGAAAGGGGAAAGCGAACGCCAGCTACACGAACTCTCCGAGATCGCAGACAGCAAAGGGATCGCCAACGCCCTGATCCGCGACGCCGGTCACACGCAACTCGAGCCAGGGACCGTCACCGCGCTCGCGGTCGGCCCTGCCGAGGAGGATATCGTCGACCGCGTGACCGGCGAACTGTCGCTATTCTAG
- a CDS encoding DsbA family protein — protein MDETRRSFLATAAIAGASIGIAGCLGDDEPSTSPEPPEPPVAGNPDADVTVTVYEDFACGVCRQFKFQMLPYIQENYIGPGLIRLEQRDFPIPVDETWSWAVASGARAVYETEGDQAFWEFAAEIYGHFDDYSYDAIETVADDLGFDGEDIREAAEKETYRDALETNREYGSANGVEGTPTFFVDGELVEDDLVSAIDGALE, from the coding sequence ATGGACGAAACGCGTCGGTCGTTTCTCGCGACGGCCGCGATTGCAGGCGCGAGTATCGGGATCGCCGGCTGTCTCGGTGACGACGAGCCCTCGACGTCACCGGAGCCGCCGGAGCCACCCGTAGCGGGAAACCCGGACGCGGACGTGACGGTGACCGTCTACGAGGACTTCGCCTGTGGCGTCTGTCGACAGTTCAAGTTCCAGATGTTGCCGTACATACAGGAGAACTACATTGGCCCAGGACTGATCCGACTCGAGCAACGGGACTTCCCGATTCCGGTCGACGAGACCTGGTCGTGGGCCGTCGCCTCCGGTGCCCGTGCCGTCTACGAGACGGAGGGCGACCAGGCGTTCTGGGAGTTCGCCGCCGAAATCTACGGTCACTTCGACGACTACTCCTACGACGCGATCGAGACCGTCGCCGACGACCTCGGGTTCGACGGTGAGGACATTCGCGAGGCGGCCGAGAAAGAAACGTACCGTGACGCCCTCGAAACGAACCGAGAGTACGGTTCGGCCAACGGCGTCGAGGGGACACCGACGTTCTTCGTCGACGGCGAACTGGTCGAAGACGACCTCGTGAGTGCGATCGACGGCGCACTCGAGTAA